In Pseudoalteromonas sp. NC201, a single window of DNA contains:
- a CDS encoding Na+/H+ antiporter subunit C, with the protein MELLYASCVGLLVACGVFLILRARTFPVVLGLTMLSYAVNLFLFASGRLTLNKAAVLGYSSEYADPLPQALVLTAIVIGFAMTAFVVILAIRGRSDLGNDHVNGIVPDKKGKA; encoded by the coding sequence ATGGAATTGCTTTATGCATCGTGCGTGGGCTTGCTAGTAGCCTGTGGCGTATTTTTGATTCTACGAGCAAGAACATTCCCTGTTGTTCTTGGTTTAACTATGTTGTCTTATGCGGTCAACTTGTTTTTGTTCGCATCGGGTAGATTGACCTTAAACAAAGCTGCAGTGCTTGGTTATAGCAGTGAGTATGCAGATCCACTGCCGCAAGCCTTGGTATTGACGGCAATTGTTATCGGGTTTGCGATGACGGCATTTGTCGTGATCTTAGCTATTCGCGGTCGTTCTGATTTGGGTAATGACCATGTAAATGGCATTGTTCCTGACAAAAAGGGTAAAGCATGA